Proteins encoded by one window of Zerene cesonia ecotype Mississippi chromosome 8, Zerene_cesonia_1.1, whole genome shotgun sequence:
- the LOC119828552 gene encoding uncharacterized protein LOC119828552 yields MYSATLCFVLVNTVYSVLSENPILMPSVNSDESVKISECVLKLSAKYFVEKKALSGSIVILAINPDEFTKQYLLQTVHNGIKYSIMVKTPFYPHANASHFREKAKNYMMILENKTDLRAYIALLSKLPTWNPFAKTIILYEKQENEDNERLAISFINELHQSKLLKTIVLIYSPLDDEIIAYSWNPYTETNCGGKCDSVYILDRCKDNVIRQLEVQREMFPLNLKGCPLLTYAVISEPYVLPPERKLKTEIWNDVYDFRKGGEISLIKIIGQFTNMTPIIRMSEIEENWGVIYPNGSATGAYALLRNDSVDLVIGDIEVTRTIRKWFNPTISYTQDEMTWCVPRAGKAATWDNIITIFQWSTWVATFGCLITISLLFHYFSYKENGKVSKWPTNSLLKSFGMLLGWSVSLDARSATFRILMFVWLCFSINMGISYVSFLRSFLMHPRFEKQISSEADLIQSGIPLGGREIYRSYFETNNASSFYLYRKYNSTTFSEGIRRAAYGRNFAVVSSRRQAMYMDQILGRGESLIYCFPESHNLYKYGVALLAREWFPLLERFNNIIRSVSENGLIEKWNKELFIRMVGAKGTNTIVPLGMQHLFGAFLLIGILYVIILCVFIWELIIGYIDRKKT; encoded by the coding sequence ATGTACTCCGCAACGCTGTGTTTCGTTTTAGTAAACACAGTTTATTCTGTACTAAGTGAAAATCCAATACTTATGCCATCTGTTAACTCTGACGAGAGCGTGAAAATATCCGAATGCGTTTTAAAACTGTCCGCTAAGTACTTTGTCGAGAAAAAAGCTTTAAGTGGCAGCATCGTCATTCTAGCTATTAATCCCGACGAATTCACAAAGCAGTACCTTTTGCAGACAGTGCATAAtggcataaaatattcaataatggTAAAAACACCGTTTTATCCCCATGCAAACGCGTCGCACTTTAGAGAAAAAgccaaaaattatatgatgatATTGGAAAACAAAACTGACTTAAGGGCTTATATTGCATTACTGAGCAAGTTACCTACTTGGAATCCCTTcgcaaaaacaattatattatatgaaaaacaagAGAACGAAGACAACGAAAGGCTCGCTATCTCGTTCATAAACGAATTACATCAGTCTAAGTTACTTAAAACCATCGTTCTAATATATTCTCCATTAGACGATGAGATTATAGCGTACTCTTGGAATCCTTATACAGAAACAAATTGCGGGGGCAAATGCGATTCAGTATACATTTTAGACAGATGTAAAGATAATGTTATAAGGCAATTAGAGGTTCAAAGGGAAATGTTTCCATTAAACTTGAAAGGATGCCCTTTATTAACATATGCCGTTATATCGGAGCCGTACGTTCTGCCCCCAGAAAGGAAACTGAAAACTGAGATATGGAACGATGTCTACGATTTTCGGAAAGGCGGTGAGATaagtctaataaaaataataggcCAATTTACAAACATGACACCCATTATACGCATGTCCGAGATAGAAGAGAATTGGGGAGTCATTTACCCAAATGGTTCGGCGACCGGGGCGTATGCTTTACTTAGAAATGACTCGGTGGATCTTGTTATTGGGGACATCGAAGTTACTAGAACGATTCGTAAGTGGTTCAATCCGACAATCAGTTATACGCAAGATGAGATGACATGGTGCGTCCCCCGTGCAGGCAAAGCAGCGACATGGGATAATATAATCACCATTTTCCAATGGTCCACTTGGGTCGCTACCTTTGGATGCCTTATTACCATCAGTttattattccattatttCAGCTATAAAGAGAATGGCAAAGTTTCCAAATGGCCTACGAATTCGCTTTTAAAGTCATTCGGCATGCTGCTCGGTTGGAGCGTCTCACTCGACGCTCGATCTGCTACGTTTAGAATTTTGATGTTTGTCTGGCTTTGTTTTAGCATAAACATGGGCATATCCTATGTATCATTCCTGAGAAGCTTCCTAATGCATCCGCGATTTGAGAAGCAAATAAGCAGCGAGGCGGATCTCATTCAGTCTGGAATTCCTCTGGGGGGCAGGGAGATTTACCGATCCTATTTTGAGACTAATAATGCAAGctcgttttatttgtatcgCAAATATAACTCGACAACGTTCTCCGAGGGGATCCGGCGCGCGGCTTACGGCAGGAATTTTGCCGTTGTTTCGTCAAGGAGGCAGGCGATGTATATGGACCAGATTTTAGGTAGAGGCGAGTCGTTGATTTACTGTTTTCCTGAGAGCCACAACCTTTATAAATACGGTGTTGCTTTATTGGCTAGGGAATGGTTCCCGCTCCTGGAGagattcaataatattatacggaGTGTTTCCGAGAATGGATTGATTGAGAAATGGAATAAGGAATTGTTTATTCGTATGGTTGGTGCAAAGGGCACAAACACTATAGTGCCGTTGGGCATGCAGCATTTATTTGGAGCATTTCTGTTAATCggaattttgtatgttatcaTTCTCTGTGTGTTTATTTGGGAATTAATAATAGGTTATATTGATagaaagaaaacataa